A stretch of Lepidochelys kempii isolate rLepKem1 chromosome 14, rLepKem1.hap2, whole genome shotgun sequence DNA encodes these proteins:
- the KIF2B gene encoding kinesin-like protein KIF2B — protein MRRLAAFSPRGASSPPEPPPSGSPLPPAAPFSRFPLLPGIGAAPPPQRMAGQFGSILVGSYLEIKRSDGRIHPALVTALHRDSSSLTVEWVEQGANKGKRVELQLAFALNPHLAPAAPCSARGDQSLPAEPAATPAKLELPGGDCGEPEPGRPRVGRGSPGRKSPCVRQAERLQELRQKRRLQQRELREQRAQRAAGSPHPNYEVICMIQEYRGRLPGGALGGPEPGPRQHRIRVCVRKRPLNPREAGLQDFDVVTVPCRGVVVVHEARQRLDLSRYLESQTFRFDHAFDDSAPNELVYRHTAQPLVESIFRGGMATCFAYGQTGSGKTHTMVGDLSAKGQGCPKGVYSLVAQDVFCWLQEPSYKQLELQVYGAFFEIYGGKVYDLLNWRNRLKVLEDGKQQIQVVGLQEEEVSCVEDVMKLIEMGNRCRTSGQTSANTHSSRSHAIFQIILRKRGKLHGKFSLIDLAGNERGADTGSADRRTRLEGAEINKSLLVLKECIRALGRNKAHTPFRASKLTQVLRDSFIGENSCTCMIATISPGMRSCEHTLNTLRYANRVKELTVDPNFLGQSHPIITQFPYQLDDLKKPWTVQSLPETDEFKVFCVQKEEEVSPQLFTFNAREKAQKKRKELDEKALIEEHQESLRWLKVFLEVAEEIDYDVDFYAAQFEAVLGQKISILTEIQDKVKSFRSILCKEQHGGNQISVKRSRVL, from the coding sequence ATGCGCAGGCTGGCAGCTTTCAGCCCCCGGGGCGCCTCCAGCCCCCCGGAGCCGCCTCCCTCgggctccccgctccctcccgcCGCCCCTTTCTCCCGCTTCCCTTTGCTGCCGGGGATCGGGGCCGCCCCGCCGCCGCAGCGCATGGCCGGCCAGTTCGGGAGCATCTTGGTCGGCTCCTACCTGGAGATCAAGCGCAGCGATGGGCGCATCCACCCGGCGCTGGTCACGGCGCTGCACCGGGACAGCTCCAGCCTCACCGTGGAGTGGGTCGAGCAGGGGGCCAACAAGGGCAAGAGGGTGGAGCTGCAGCTCGCCTTCGCCCTCAACCCCCACCTGGCCCCCGCCGCGCCCTGCTCCGCCCGAGGCGACCAGAGCCTCCCGGCCGAGCCGGCGGCCACGCCCGCCAAGCTGGAGCTGCCCGGCGGGGACTGCGGGGAGCCGGAGCCCGGCCGGCCCCGCGTGGGGCGCGGCAGCCCCGGCAGGAAATCGCCGTGCGTGCGGCAGGCGGAGCGGCTGCAGGAGCTGCGCCAGAAGCGGCGGCTGCAGCAGCGGGAGCTGCGGGAGCAGCGGGCCCAGCGGGCGGCCGGCTCGCCGCACCCCAACTACGAGGTGATCTGCATGATCCAGGAGTACCGGGGCCGCCTGCCTggcggggcgctggggggccCCGAGCCCGGCCCCCGCCAGCACCGGATCCGCGTCTGCGTCCGCAAGCGGCCGCTCAACCCGCGGGAGGCCGGGCTGCAGGACTTCGACGTGGTGACCGTCCCCTGCCGGGGCGTGGTGGTGGTGCACGAAGCCCGGCAGAGGCTGGACCTCAGCCGCTACCTGGAGAGCCAGACCTTCCGCTTCGACCACGCCTTCGACGACAGCGCCCCCAACGAGCTGGTGTACAGGCACACGGCCCAGCCGCTGGTGGAGAGCATCTTCCGCGGCGGCATGGCCACCTGCTTCGCCTACGGCCAGACGGGCAGCGGCAAGACCCACACCATGGTGGGGGACCTCTCAGCCAAGGGCCAGGGCTGCCCCAAGGGCGTCTACAGCCTGGTGGCCCAGGatgtcttctgctggctgcaggagCCCAGCTACAAGCAACTGGAGCTCCAGGTCTACGGGGCTTTCTTCGAGATCTATGGGGGCAAGGTGTACGACCTGCTCAACTGGAGGAACCGGCTGAAGGTGCTGGAGGACGGCAAGCAGCAGAtccaggtggtggggctccagGAGGAGGAGGTCAGCTGCGTGGAGGATGTCATGAAGCTCATCGAGATGGGCAACCGGTGCAGGACATCGGGCCAGACCTCTGCCAACACCCACTCCTCCCGCAGTcatgccatcttccagatcatccTCCGGAAGAGAGGGAAGCTTCACGGCAAGTTTTCCCTGATTGACTTGGCTGGGAATGAGAGAGGAGCAGACACTGGCAGTGCGGACAGGCGGACGAGGCTGGAAGGGGCTGAGATTAACAAGAGTCTCCTGGTACTCAAGGAATGCATCAGGGCCCTAGGACGCAACAAAGCCCATACCCCGTTCAGGGCTAGCAAACTCACCCAGGTTTTAAGGGACTCGTTCATAGGGGAGAACTCATGCACCTGCATGATCGCCACCATTTCTCCAGGGATGAGATCCTGTGAGCACACGCTCAATACTCTAAGGTACGCCAACAGGGTGAAGGAACTGACCGTAGATCCTAATTTCCTTGGACAGTCACATCCTATCATCACCCAGTTCCCATATCAGCTGGATGACCTGAAGAAACCGTGGACTGTACAGAGCTTGCCTGAGACGGATGAGTTCAAAGTATTTTGTGTACAGAAAGAGGAGGAAGTCTCTCCTCAGTTGTTTACTTTCAATGCCAGAGAGAAAgcccagaagaaaagaaaagagttgGACGAGAAAGCACTTATAGAGGAGCACCAGGAGTCTCTCCGATGGTTGAAAGTATTCCTGGAAGTGGCTGAAGAAATAGATTATGACGTGGATTTTTATGCTGCACAGTTTGAAGCAGTCCTGGGGCAAAAGATTAGCATTCTGACTGAGATCCAAGATAAAGTGAAATCATTCCGGTCAATCCTATGTAAGGAACAACATGGCGGCAACCAGATCAGTGTGAAGAGATCCCGTGTTCTGTAA